Proteins encoded by one window of Chondromyces crocatus:
- a CDS encoding type VI secretion system contractile sheath domain-containing protein produces the protein MAGETKGFLTGQMKFNVSDDVSKGAEAPLLPLRLVVVADLVPRDPHNAGASPPASAIRIDPSRFDALFAALRPRIAIDVPSVLADGRNTRVDLAPTSLKSFRPDGLCSEVPLLRALLDGRLALDRLRDGSITVEQARGELQRLWSGSPFAEEVLGLLPVGGRSAASAPAAFSSAPAEPAGGSAAGGVDDLLALVDLGGGAPAVGERSPEAETAPAKGGNRITELIHAVVQSARPKAGKPVQPSQAIAAVEKALGAQLGAILQHPEVKRLEEAWRGLSFLVERAKSHHGTRIEVVVARPEEAASALARSLKETSATEVPATAAVVDIEVDGSAASFARLEAIADLAEAYTMPTLVNGTAKLLRVDDLAAVERLDNKASLFQAPHQAPWRSAAAKPAMRWVTIAMNRALGRSPYDKASSRVREAVIVEEPRDEAATVWLAPVYLVASLILGSFRETGWPCRVVGARTGGLVENLQVREVPGGYDGEEGVAIPTEVFVSTDTQRELARSGVLMLASAPNSDAVYLLSAPTAYVPPEKRTYDSATTEPEERLERVSLVDQLFVGRLVQFLRALCSKLPPSSDPAEVQPVVEGAAWTLFENSAPASVELTVKARGGSDGTVVAVHVRPRRFLGVGIDELGFEIPLG, from the coding sequence ATGGCGGGCGAAACCAAGGGCTTCCTGACGGGGCAGATGAAGTTCAATGTCAGCGACGACGTGTCGAAGGGTGCCGAGGCGCCGCTCTTGCCGCTGCGCCTGGTCGTGGTGGCAGATCTGGTGCCGAGGGATCCACACAACGCGGGCGCGAGCCCGCCGGCGAGCGCGATCCGGATCGATCCCAGCCGGTTCGATGCGCTGTTCGCGGCGCTGAGGCCACGGATCGCGATCGACGTGCCCAGCGTGCTCGCCGACGGGCGCAACACGCGGGTGGATCTGGCGCCGACGAGCTTGAAGAGCTTCCGGCCGGATGGGCTGTGCTCGGAGGTGCCGCTCCTGCGCGCGCTGCTGGATGGGCGGCTCGCTCTGGACCGGCTCCGCGATGGCTCGATCACGGTGGAGCAGGCGCGCGGGGAGCTGCAGCGGCTGTGGAGCGGCTCGCCGTTCGCCGAGGAGGTGCTGGGGTTGCTTCCGGTGGGCGGTCGCTCCGCAGCGTCGGCTCCGGCGGCGTTCTCTTCGGCACCGGCAGAGCCTGCGGGAGGCAGCGCGGCGGGCGGCGTGGACGATCTGCTCGCACTGGTCGATCTGGGCGGCGGTGCGCCAGCGGTCGGGGAGCGCAGTCCCGAAGCGGAGACGGCGCCAGCGAAGGGGGGGAACCGGATCACGGAGCTGATCCACGCGGTGGTGCAGAGCGCGCGGCCGAAGGCGGGCAAGCCGGTGCAGCCGTCGCAAGCGATCGCGGCGGTGGAGAAGGCGCTGGGGGCACAGCTCGGCGCGATCCTGCAGCACCCGGAGGTGAAGCGGCTGGAGGAGGCTTGGCGCGGGCTGAGCTTCCTGGTCGAGCGGGCGAAGTCGCACCACGGGACGCGCATCGAGGTGGTGGTGGCGAGGCCCGAGGAGGCGGCGTCCGCACTGGCGCGCTCTCTGAAGGAGACCTCGGCAACGGAAGTCCCTGCGACGGCAGCCGTGGTGGACATCGAGGTGGACGGGAGCGCGGCTTCGTTCGCGCGGCTGGAGGCGATCGCCGATCTCGCCGAGGCGTACACGATGCCGACGCTGGTCAATGGAACGGCGAAGCTGCTGAGGGTGGACGATCTCGCCGCGGTGGAGCGCCTCGACAACAAGGCGTCGCTCTTCCAGGCACCGCACCAGGCGCCGTGGCGCTCGGCAGCCGCGAAGCCTGCGATGCGCTGGGTGACGATCGCCATGAACCGGGCGCTCGGAAGGTCGCCATACGACAAGGCATCGTCGCGGGTGCGCGAAGCGGTGATCGTGGAGGAGCCGCGGGACGAGGCAGCGACGGTATGGCTCGCGCCGGTCTACCTGGTGGCGTCGCTGATCCTCGGTAGCTTCCGCGAGACGGGCTGGCCTTGTCGCGTGGTGGGAGCGCGGACCGGTGGACTGGTCGAGAACCTGCAGGTGCGAGAGGTCCCAGGTGGCTACGACGGCGAGGAAGGGGTGGCTATCCCGACCGAGGTCTTCGTCTCCACGGACACCCAGCGCGAGTTGGCTCGCTCCGGGGTGTTGATGCTGGCGTCGGCGCCGAACAGCGATGCGGTGTACTTGCTGTCGGCCCCGACGGCCTACGTGCCGCCCGAGAAGCGGACGTACGACAGTGCGACGACGGAACCAGAAGAGCGGCTGGAGCGGGTGTCGCTCGTGGACCAGCTCTTCGTGGGACGGCTGGTGCAGTTCCTCCGTGCGCTGTGCTCCAAGCTCCCGCCGTCGAGCGATCCGGCCGAGGTTCAGCCCGTGGTGGAGGGCGCGGCGTGGACGCTGTTCGAGAATTCGGCGCCAGCAAGTGTGGAGCTGACGGTGAAGGCGCGAGGCGGGAGTGATGGAACGGTGGTGGCCGTTCACGTACGGCCGCGGCGCTTTCTGGGTGTGGGAATCGACGAGCTGGGTTTCGAGATCCCGCTCGGATAA
- a CDS encoding homoserine dehydrogenase, with protein MTRPGDPSELTQHPGATGLAGVPSHHPSSPPGPERRRLRGGAPIQIGLLGCGTVGGGVLRLLADKADHLAARAGVPLVVRRIAVRDLDRQRVPECDPALLTTDTEAVVTDPDIDLIVEVMGGEEPALDLLSRAMEHGKGVVTANKLLLAAHGPALLARAVERRVDLAFEGAAGGGIPIVRNLRESFASDRVERIVAILNGTCNYILTRMREAGVSFPTALAEAQELGYAEADPTLDVDGHDAAHKLVVLAMLAFGARVADAEVSVEGIRDLEEIDFRHADRFGYAVKHLAIGCERGNVVELRVHPTLIPKRSVLANVSGVLNAVLVEGRALGPSLVYGRGAGDLPTAVSVVADIVDVARSIASGVAGMQTRGIALTDRPLLPLADIESRYYLRFTVADRPGVMGRLAGALGEAGVSIEHIVQEGEPQPGDTAVDVVMITRRAREGAIRSALDVIARASVLQRPPRLLRIEGV; from the coding sequence ATGACCAGGCCAGGAGATCCCTCCGAGCTCACCCAGCACCCTGGCGCGACCGGACTTGCTGGCGTGCCATCCCACCACCCGAGTTCCCCGCCGGGCCCGGAGCGCAGACGCCTTCGCGGAGGGGCCCCGATCCAGATCGGCCTCCTCGGCTGCGGCACCGTCGGTGGCGGCGTCCTCCGGCTCCTCGCGGACAAGGCCGATCACCTCGCAGCCCGGGCTGGCGTCCCACTCGTCGTCCGCCGCATCGCCGTCCGGGACCTCGACCGCCAGCGCGTCCCCGAGTGTGACCCTGCGCTCCTGACCACCGATACCGAGGCCGTCGTCACCGATCCCGACATCGACCTCATCGTCGAGGTCATGGGCGGCGAGGAGCCGGCCCTCGACCTGCTCTCCCGCGCCATGGAGCACGGCAAGGGCGTCGTCACCGCCAACAAGCTCCTCCTCGCTGCGCACGGCCCTGCGCTGCTCGCCCGCGCCGTCGAGCGACGCGTCGACCTCGCCTTCGAAGGCGCCGCGGGCGGTGGCATCCCCATCGTGCGCAACCTCCGCGAGTCGTTCGCCTCCGACCGCGTCGAGCGCATCGTCGCCATCCTCAACGGCACCTGCAACTACATCCTCACCCGCATGCGCGAAGCAGGCGTCTCCTTCCCGACCGCCCTCGCCGAAGCCCAGGAGCTCGGCTACGCCGAGGCCGACCCCACCCTCGACGTCGACGGTCACGACGCTGCCCACAAGCTCGTGGTCCTGGCCATGCTCGCCTTTGGTGCCCGCGTCGCTGACGCAGAGGTATCGGTCGAGGGCATCCGTGACCTCGAAGAGATCGACTTCCGCCACGCCGACCGCTTTGGCTACGCCGTCAAGCACCTCGCCATCGGGTGCGAGCGCGGCAACGTCGTCGAACTGCGCGTCCACCCCACCCTCATCCCCAAGCGCAGCGTCCTCGCCAACGTGTCCGGCGTGCTCAACGCCGTCCTCGTCGAGGGCCGCGCCCTTGGCCCCTCGCTCGTCTACGGCCGCGGCGCTGGTGATCTCCCCACGGCCGTCAGCGTCGTCGCCGACATCGTCGACGTCGCTCGATCCATCGCTTCCGGCGTCGCTGGCATGCAGACCCGTGGCATCGCCCTCACCGATCGCCCCCTCCTCCCCCTCGCCGACATCGAGTCTCGCTACTACCTGCGCTTCACCGTCGCCGATCGCCCCGGCGTCATGGGCCGCCTCGCGGGTGCCCTCGGCGAGGCTGGCGTCAGCATCGAGCACATCGTCCAGGAAGGCGAACCCCAGCCTGGCGACACCGCGGTCGACGTCGTCATGATCACCCGCCGCGCGCGCGAAGGCGCAATCCGCAGTGCCCTCGACGTGATCGCCCGGGCCTCGGTCCTGCAGCGCCCACCACGCTTGCTCCGCATCGAGGGCGTATGA
- the murI gene encoding glutamate racemase: protein MTFTADAPLGVFDSGLGGLTVVRTLRACCPGEDIVYLGDTARVPYGTRSSETIARYAIGCARVLTARGVKAIVVACNTVSAVALDMLRIELDLPVLGVILPGARAAVAASGGAPVGVLGTASTIGSGAYPRAVASLSTRTEVVGQPAPLLVSLVEEGWLDGEVPRLAARRYLEPLIAAQVRAVVLGCTHFPLLQGAIEAEAAALAGHPIPVVDSASATAEEVATFLTERGLATARTERGRLHLMVTDRPRSFSDVAARFLGEPAEDVELIDL from the coding sequence ATGACCTTCACCGCCGACGCACCCCTCGGCGTCTTCGACTCGGGCCTCGGCGGCCTCACCGTCGTCCGCACCTTGCGCGCTTGCTGCCCTGGTGAAGACATCGTCTACCTCGGTGACACCGCGCGTGTCCCCTACGGGACCCGCTCCTCCGAGACCATCGCCCGCTACGCCATCGGCTGTGCGCGCGTCCTCACCGCGCGCGGCGTCAAGGCCATCGTCGTCGCTTGCAACACCGTCAGCGCCGTCGCGCTCGACATGCTCCGCATCGAGCTCGATCTCCCGGTCCTCGGCGTCATCCTTCCTGGGGCGCGGGCCGCGGTCGCCGCCTCTGGAGGCGCCCCCGTGGGCGTCCTCGGCACCGCCAGCACCATCGGCTCGGGCGCCTACCCGCGCGCCGTCGCGTCCCTCTCCACGCGCACCGAGGTCGTCGGGCAGCCAGCGCCCCTCCTCGTCTCCCTCGTCGAGGAGGGCTGGCTCGACGGCGAAGTGCCCCGCCTCGCGGCGCGACGCTACCTCGAACCCCTCATCGCCGCCCAGGTCCGAGCCGTGGTGCTCGGGTGTACCCACTTCCCCCTGCTCCAGGGCGCCATCGAAGCCGAGGCCGCCGCGCTCGCTGGTCACCCCATCCCCGTCGTCGACAGCGCCTCTGCGACCGCCGAAGAGGTCGCCACCTTCCTCACCGAGCGCGGCCTCGCCACCGCACGCACCGAGCGCGGCCGCCTCCACCTCATGGTCACCGACCGCCCCAGATCCTTCTCCGACGTCGCCGCCCGCTTCCTCGGCGAACCTGCCGAAGACGTCGAACTCATCGACCTCTGA
- a CDS encoding acyltransferase family protein, giving the protein MHYPLSASMTAVAPALAAPDRARSLRSFFSLDLLDNRYPALHGLRVLAIISVVQYHVTWIFAAERQLALPRSFVDGSLTIFFGMDLFFMLSGFLIGSILLRSLQDSGTQNIRRFYIRRIFRTFPSYYVVLTTLALTLPLTAAQKKNLVFEYLYGTNFLELAPDHVVMVWGWSLSLEEQFYLTVPLLFFVLHRIRSDKARIGLLGAIWISALIVRLVVYFRYAPWNDIVLYKALYFRTHSRFDTLVSGVLLAFVHARYGERIGRWLEAPFHRAVLALPSLSCLWILLRPDLFGVEHVQIVRIFAWGTLTSIMYFGALLLLLHSDGWIQRELSRPYFRKIATLGYGVYLVHIPIIDHLVMPAVHALLDRQVSLAWLWPASLLATMLVSLAIGYVLHVLIEKPSLWFRQRLAA; this is encoded by the coding sequence ATGCACTACCCTCTTTCCGCGTCGATGACCGCCGTCGCTCCCGCCCTCGCCGCGCCCGACAGAGCTCGAAGCCTGCGCAGCTTCTTCTCGCTCGACCTCCTCGACAACCGCTACCCGGCGCTGCACGGCCTCCGTGTCCTCGCCATCATCAGCGTCGTCCAGTACCACGTGACCTGGATCTTCGCTGCCGAGCGGCAGCTGGCCCTCCCCCGGAGCTTCGTCGACGGATCCCTCACCATCTTCTTCGGCATGGATCTCTTCTTCATGCTGAGCGGCTTCCTCATCGGATCCATCCTGCTCCGCTCCCTCCAGGACAGCGGCACCCAGAACATCCGCCGCTTCTACATCCGCCGCATCTTCCGCACGTTCCCCTCGTACTACGTCGTCCTCACCACGCTCGCCCTCACGCTCCCGCTCACCGCAGCGCAGAAGAAAAACCTCGTCTTCGAGTACCTCTACGGCACCAATTTTCTCGAGCTTGCCCCTGACCACGTCGTCATGGTCTGGGGCTGGTCGCTCTCCCTCGAAGAACAGTTCTACCTGACCGTCCCGCTGCTCTTCTTCGTGCTCCACCGCATCCGAAGCGACAAGGCACGCATCGGGCTCCTCGGCGCGATCTGGATCAGCGCGCTCATCGTCCGCCTCGTCGTCTACTTCCGGTATGCGCCCTGGAACGACATCGTCCTCTACAAGGCACTCTACTTCCGCACGCACAGCCGCTTCGACACGCTCGTCTCCGGCGTTCTCCTCGCGTTCGTGCATGCGCGCTATGGTGAGCGCATCGGCCGCTGGCTGGAGGCCCCCTTCCACCGCGCCGTGCTCGCGTTGCCCTCGCTCTCGTGTCTCTGGATCCTCCTCCGCCCCGACCTCTTCGGCGTCGAGCACGTCCAGATCGTCCGTATCTTCGCCTGGGGGACGCTGACGAGCATCATGTACTTCGGCGCCCTCCTCCTCCTGCTCCACAGCGACGGCTGGATCCAGAGAGAGCTCTCTCGCCCGTACTTCCGGAAGATCGCGACGCTCGGGTACGGCGTGTACCTCGTCCACATTCCGATCATCGATCACCTCGTCATGCCTGCCGTCCACGCCCTCCTGGATCGCCAGGTCTCGCTCGCGTGGCTCTGGCCCGCCTCCCTCCTCGCCACGATGCTGGTCTCGCTCGCGATCGGCTACGTCTTGCACGTCCTCATCGAGAAACCGTCGCTCTGGTTCCGTCAGCGCCTCGCCGCTTGA